One Candidatus Glassbacteria bacterium genomic window carries:
- a CDS encoding class I SAM-dependent methyltransferase translates to MSDRANQNIDRAPERNDVSKAKRERYRSSDFGSRYDSRYRGGINRLNTEVERKWIASQMASGAVLDAGAGTGRFSSHLAELGHNVIALDSSAGMLAELKHKSPQVETLLGDIYNLPFAKPEFDTVVCMHVLFHLPDWDKVIGVLAGVLKPGGTIFFEMRSTEHVAAFGGIARKLGLLKREREMTDPSSATVHATTGRVTEVLASCGVALEHTLRYDIPHSYWFRPLSAPAELLLRKSSVARGLFSRLELSLGQLLPATAAYRTLYMGRKR, encoded by the coding sequence ATGAGCGACCGGGCGAACCAGAATATCGACAGAGCTCCGGAGCGGAACGATGTCAGCAAGGCCAAGCGCGAACGCTACCGCAGCAGCGATTTCGGCAGCAGGTACGACAGCCGCTACCGGGGCGGGATCAACCGGCTCAATACCGAGGTGGAGCGCAAATGGATCGCCTCGCAGATGGCCTCCGGCGCGGTACTGGATGCCGGCGCGGGCACGGGCCGGTTCAGCTCGCACCTGGCGGAGCTGGGCCACAATGTGATTGCCCTGGACAGCTCAGCAGGCATGCTGGCCGAATTGAAGCATAAGTCCCCGCAGGTGGAAACCCTGCTCGGCGACATCTACAATCTGCCGTTCGCGAAACCGGAATTCGACACGGTGGTCTGCATGCACGTGCTGTTTCATCTTCCAGACTGGGACAAGGTAATCGGCGTGCTGGCCGGAGTGCTCAAACCGGGCGGAACCATCTTTTTCGAGATGCGCAGCACAGAGCACGTCGCGGCGTTCGGCGGGATAGCCCGCAAACTCGGCCTGTTGAAAAGGGAGCGGGAGATGACTGACCCTTCATCGGCCACGGTCCATGCTACCACCGGCCGGGTGACAGAAGTCCTGGCTTCCTGCGGGGTCGCCCTGGAGCACACGCTCCGCTACGATATCCCCCACTCCTACTGGTTCAGACCGCTGAGCGCACCGGCTGAACTGCTGCTGCGCAAGTCCTCCGTGGCCCGCGGCTTGTTCTCGCGGCTGGAGCTGTCGCTGGGACAGCTATTGCCCGCCACGGCGGCTTACCGGACCCTGTACATGGGGCGCAAACGATGA
- a CDS encoding oligosaccharide flippase family protein, with protein sequence MISPQDSPQVKVAKGAAIIFSGLVFARLVNYAYQSLLSRVGGQVEFGLFFLGVTTLAVAGGIAALGIDHGVARFAPLYIGGDDRRRLRGMMRGAFLIALVNGTVAGVLLSLLAGPLADLLFAKEQMTGIFRICALALPFMVSGRVLVKSVVAFQKIGYRVAVNQFASPVTRLVLTVVLLAAGMRAEGAMWAYAASEIISWCALLWLLQRRVQPIFGGGAGDAEFDFRPFITYCLPLFLSGLVVQVMNYIDAFMVGHFLDSARVGLYGAAARLAALVALGTELLNPLFLSITTGAFAQKRHELVSGTFNSNNRWFLYISLPIVCLLAIMAPEAMVLVWGDNFAGGATVLTILAAGRFFYYLSSTSGLLLTMYARTKLILALNLMAAVVNFCLNLYLIPRYGIEGAAAATAVTLTMHALLTVMAARRTHPAAGLKVFFPRLLAAAVPPSLLAWAVKLTGLSPLPACLTAGILFCATFPMMLKLMGVLHEEDRRIWRQIRERIGMGAKGPQVHPED encoded by the coding sequence ATGATCTCTCCGCAGGACAGCCCGCAGGTCAAGGTGGCCAAGGGCGCGGCGATTATCTTCAGCGGACTGGTGTTCGCCCGGCTGGTGAATTACGCCTACCAGAGCCTGCTTTCGCGGGTGGGAGGCCAGGTGGAATTCGGCCTGTTCTTCCTCGGCGTTACCACGCTGGCGGTGGCCGGAGGTATCGCCGCGCTAGGTATCGATCATGGGGTGGCGCGGTTCGCTCCGCTCTATATCGGCGGGGACGACCGTCGCAGGCTGCGGGGCATGATGCGCGGCGCATTCCTGATCGCGCTGGTCAACGGCACGGTGGCTGGTGTACTGTTGTCGCTGCTGGCAGGACCACTGGCCGACCTGCTGTTTGCCAAAGAGCAGATGACCGGGATTTTCAGGATCTGCGCGCTGGCCTTGCCGTTTATGGTCAGCGGACGGGTGCTGGTCAAGTCAGTGGTGGCCTTCCAGAAAATCGGCTACCGGGTAGCGGTCAACCAGTTCGCCAGTCCGGTAACCAGGCTGGTGCTGACCGTCGTGCTGCTGGCCGCCGGAATGAGGGCCGAGGGCGCGATGTGGGCTTATGCGGCCAGTGAAATAATCAGTTGGTGCGCGCTGCTGTGGCTCCTGCAGCGGCGGGTGCAGCCGATTTTCGGCGGCGGCGCCGGGGACGCGGAATTTGACTTCAGGCCATTTATCACCTACTGCCTGCCGCTGTTCCTCTCGGGGCTGGTGGTGCAGGTGATGAACTATATCGATGCGTTCATGGTCGGCCACTTTCTCGACAGCGCCCGGGTGGGGCTTTACGGGGCAGCCGCCCGCCTGGCGGCTCTTGTTGCGCTGGGAACGGAATTGCTCAACCCGCTGTTTCTCTCGATCACGACCGGCGCTTTCGCCCAGAAACGCCACGAACTGGTCAGCGGCACGTTCAACAGCAACAACCGCTGGTTTCTGTATATCAGCCTGCCGATTGTCTGCCTGCTGGCGATCATGGCTCCGGAGGCGATGGTGCTGGTCTGGGGAGACAACTTTGCGGGCGGGGCGACTGTCCTGACAATTCTCGCGGCGGGACGGTTTTTTTACTACCTGTCGTCAACCAGCGGCCTGCTGCTGACGATGTACGCGCGGACAAAGCTGATCCTGGCGCTGAACCTGATGGCCGCGGTTGTCAATTTCTGCCTGAACCTGTACCTGATTCCCCGCTACGGAATCGAGGGAGCCGCGGCAGCCACCGCCGTCACCCTGACCATGCACGCGCTGCTGACTGTCATGGCCGCCCGCCGCACCCATCCGGCCGCGGGGCTGAAAGTGTTTTTCCCGCGCCTGCTGGCAGCCGCTGTCCCGCCCTCACTGCTGGCCTGGGCTGTCAAGCTCACCGGCCTGTCTCCCCTGCCGGCCTGCCTGACGGCCGGAATCCTGTTTTGCGCAACTTTCCCGATGATGTTGAAACTGATGGGCGTCCTGCATGAAGAGGACCGCCGGATCTGGCGGCAGATCAGGGAGCGGATCGGGATGGGCGCGAAGGGTCCGCAGGTTCATCCGGAAGATTGA